One stretch of Paenibacillus sp. FSL R5-0341 DNA includes these proteins:
- a CDS encoding ABC transporter substrate-binding protein, with translation MFLCLITAMILVLAACSSSNGGSEDANGSSQQAAESSATNEAKNGEQTDADASAPAETTYPVTVSNYTTENGTWVKKDQTFDKVPERVVANTQGAAELMIRLGLTDKIVGVAALFGSVPDDIADEFKKIPVLAEGYVGKEVTIGASPDLVVGRGGLFEDADWGVGTVSSLNDMGIKTYVQSTSVPDASLDSLYQDITELGEIFNVQANAAAYIETLKARETALSARASAETINYASFSDNGDGTIGIYNGNGDTFIESAMSLINMHNMLINETGTLSLEKLIEINPDAMIISRYAGGIDPEETIKKLLANKQVQNINAVKNKKIYIIDFNNFWGYGDSIFTGVEGLADDLGL, from the coding sequence ATGTTTCTTTGTTTGATTACTGCAATGATTCTGGTGCTCGCAGCGTGTTCAAGCAGCAATGGTGGCAGTGAAGATGCAAATGGCAGCTCACAGCAAGCTGCGGAGAGCAGCGCCACGAATGAAGCAAAAAATGGGGAACAAACCGACGCAGACGCTTCAGCACCTGCTGAAACAACTTACCCGGTAACCGTTTCAAATTACACAACAGAGAATGGCACATGGGTGAAGAAGGATCAAACGTTCGATAAGGTACCTGAACGGGTTGTTGCCAATACACAAGGTGCGGCTGAATTAATGATCCGTCTTGGTTTGACTGACAAAATTGTTGGAGTTGCAGCGCTTTTCGGTAGTGTACCTGACGATATCGCTGATGAATTCAAAAAAATTCCTGTGCTGGCTGAAGGCTATGTCGGTAAGGAAGTGACCATAGGCGCTTCGCCTGACCTGGTTGTGGGGCGTGGTGGATTGTTTGAGGATGCTGATTGGGGCGTTGGTACAGTAAGCAGCTTAAATGATATGGGGATTAAAACGTACGTGCAAAGCACCAGTGTTCCTGATGCATCGTTAGATAGTCTGTATCAGGACATTACTGAATTAGGTGAGATATTCAACGTACAGGCGAACGCAGCTGCATATATTGAGACTCTTAAAGCTCGCGAGACTGCGTTGTCTGCCCGAGCTAGCGCTGAAACGATCAACTATGCATCTTTTTCAGATAATGGTGATGGAACTATTGGAATTTATAACGGAAACGGAGATACGTTTATTGAAAGTGCAATGTCATTAATCAATATGCATAATATGCTGATTAATGAAACCGGCACACTCAGTCTCGAGAAGCTAATCGAGATTAATCCGGATGCCATGATTATTTCCAGGTATGCTGGTGGTATTGATCCAGAAGAAACGATTAAAAAGCTGCTTGCCAACAAGCAGGTACAAAACATTAACGCAGTTAAAAACAAGAAAATCTACATTATTGATTTCAACAACTTCTGGGGTTACGGAGATTCCATCTTCACAGGTGTAGAAGGACTCGCCGATGATCTCGGGTTGTAA
- a CDS encoding choline esterase, producing MKTYDVFPEPIGGYTVGRTQIDFEYTASDYSKRELTAFVYYPSDSSEGKTTSTYMFPEVYEMFNEQPLVTALKDVFSIDIKTQCYDDLALSGKEKRYPVLFYVCGGGGSPEWGTVLCTDLASVGYVVVSIGHQNSTMYKRKDGRLFNVSKDFSDVITAFGEDPEMLALAGKMEMRPDDETAIEMCRNVLALPILSKITEYSESQAEDVRYVADYLYKLDSEELNSIFKGRLLLDIGMGIVGHSYGGPTTAMVCRDDDRFACGIGLDSGAFGLLDSDLKKPFLFLFCEPNYNMNAVIGANNSMETYYFSVDRVAHLDYCDIVFTSVNEELRGERDAMEMRNIVTDYAKNFFDHYILQKATSVESLAYDGVELINKSSKK from the coding sequence ATGAAAACCTATGACGTATTTCCAGAACCAATTGGTGGCTATACTGTCGGTCGAACCCAGATAGATTTTGAGTACACGGCATCAGATTACTCCAAAAGAGAACTGACCGCTTTTGTATATTATCCGTCTGACAGTAGCGAAGGTAAGACTACATCAACGTACATGTTTCCTGAAGTCTACGAGATGTTTAATGAGCAGCCACTTGTCACTGCGTTGAAGGATGTTTTCTCTATAGATATCAAGACCCAGTGTTACGACGACCTTGCTCTCTCCGGGAAGGAAAAGCGCTATCCAGTGTTATTCTATGTTTGCGGTGGAGGCGGTTCTCCAGAATGGGGTACAGTGCTCTGTACAGACTTGGCAAGCGTGGGGTATGTTGTGGTGAGCATCGGCCATCAGAATAGCACGATGTATAAACGTAAAGATGGGCGCCTGTTTAATGTATCCAAGGATTTTTCGGATGTCATTACAGCGTTTGGTGAAGATCCGGAGATGCTGGCGTTGGCTGGTAAGATGGAGATGCGTCCTGACGATGAAACTGCCATTGAGATGTGCCGTAACGTGCTTGCACTACCGATACTTTCCAAGATAACAGAGTACAGTGAATCACAGGCAGAAGATGTAAGGTATGTAGCCGATTATCTTTACAAACTGGACTCTGAAGAGCTAAATTCCATCTTTAAGGGCAGATTGTTGCTTGACATCGGCATGGGCATAGTTGGACATTCTTATGGAGGGCCTACGACGGCGATGGTTTGCAGGGATGACGACCGGTTCGCCTGCGGGATTGGCTTGGATAGCGGTGCGTTTGGACTTCTTGACAGCGATCTTAAGAAACCCTTCTTGTTCTTGTTTTGTGAACCTAACTATAATATGAATGCGGTTATAGGCGCTAACAATAGCATGGAAACCTATTATTTCTCAGTTGATCGTGTTGCACATTTGGATTACTGTGACATCGTGTTTACCAGTGTTAATGAGGAACTCAGAGGTGAACGGGATGCTATGGAGATGCGAAATATTGTTACAGACTATGCGAAGAACTTTTTTGATCATTACATACTGCAGAAGGCAACAAGTGTGGAAAGTTTGGCATACGATGGTGTGGAATTGATCAATAAGTCCAGCAAAAAGTGA
- a CDS encoding cupin domain-containing protein, with translation MHYQAIKLNEEFSKLNDLWSPQLIGEMNDYQFKIVKIAGDFEWHVHEETDKLFFVLEGKMIIDFRDGQVKIAKGEMYIVPKGVEIKPSAEKECHIMLMEPGSEVNTGGTKSE, from the coding sequence ATGCACTATCAAGCTATTAAATTAAATGAGGAATTTTCGAAATTAAACGATCTGTGGTCTCCGCAACTCATTGGTGAAATGAATGACTATCAATTTAAAATCGTTAAGATTGCTGGAGATTTTGAGTGGCACGTTCATGAAGAAACCGATAAGTTGTTTTTCGTGCTCGAAGGGAAAATGATTATTGATTTTCGTGATGGGCAAGTGAAGATTGCTAAAGGTGAGATGTACATTGTTCCCAAGGGAGTTGAGATCAAGCCTTCCGCCGAAAAAGAATGTCATATCATGTTGATGGAGCCTGGAAGCGAAGTAAACACTGGCGGGACTAAGTCCGAATAA
- a CDS encoding AraC family transcriptional regulator translates to MKVDVNQLAAHFAHIPFQVEGIYRYARNPGVPHADYTDSFPGFIFPLTGKIQFQFDGTPYIFSPGKVVHGGAKMKLDQTVFNKNDWEYILVLYRICSSDLDESSFSHQHFELSTGQSPRLIELITRLWHVYNQRGGMSMFQTEMLFRDVLNEALICVDHRQNSNESDALFERVSTHIHENYDHSLTVASLAELYNVNRNRLSYVFRRHAGMGPADYILNYRINMAQQMLSASDASVQHIAETVGIADPFYFSRVFKKQNGISPTEYRQKFINNPS, encoded by the coding sequence GTGAAAGTAGATGTGAATCAATTAGCAGCACATTTTGCACACATTCCTTTTCAAGTAGAAGGAATATATCGATATGCTAGAAATCCAGGCGTGCCCCACGCTGACTATACGGATTCTTTTCCTGGATTTATATTTCCTTTGACAGGAAAGATTCAATTCCAATTTGATGGTACGCCCTATATCTTCTCACCAGGAAAAGTTGTGCACGGGGGTGCGAAAATGAAACTGGACCAAACCGTGTTTAATAAAAACGACTGGGAATACATCCTTGTTTTATACCGAATATGTAGTTCAGATCTCGATGAATCAAGCTTTTCCCATCAGCATTTTGAATTATCAACGGGTCAATCCCCTCGTCTGATCGAACTAATTACGCGTTTATGGCATGTGTATAATCAGCGTGGAGGCATGTCAATGTTTCAGACCGAGATGCTGTTCCGTGATGTACTGAATGAGGCCTTAATATGTGTGGATCATCGGCAAAATAGTAACGAATCAGATGCTTTATTCGAACGGGTCTCTACTCATATTCATGAAAACTATGATCATAGCCTGACAGTAGCCTCGCTCGCAGAACTATATAATGTTAATCGCAATCGACTTTCTTATGTATTTAGAAGACATGCGGGCATGGGGCCAGCAGATTATATATTGAATTATCGTATAAACATGGCGCAACAAATGTTGTCTGCAAGTGACGCGTCTGTACAACACATTGCCGAGACTGTTGGCATTGCTGATCCCTTCTATTTTAGTAGAGTGTTCAAGAAACAAAATGGTATTTCTCCTACGGAGTATCGCCAGAAGTTCATCAATAATCCATCCTGA
- a CDS encoding TetR/AcrR family transcriptional regulator: MPKNTFFRLEEARREDISNSAMHLFVNNLYEDISMKMVLDSLSMHPGTFYRYFEDKDDLYCHLIRNVTQKRAAYFNNSNEDSLYSYFLTGLFGNVNSMVNEPLNELEIKLTKTFSYIPEDILLKVYVNVLKGESFPMIKDILRRMRVDGYLRPDVDDDLISFMFESMQLNLILFFREFDIKDSKLQHKISKYFAEFMGHGLLEDHKYSEMVSDLKGERK; encoded by the coding sequence ATGCCAAAAAATACTTTCTTTCGTTTAGAAGAAGCAAGGCGCGAGGACATATCGAATAGCGCTATGCATCTTTTTGTTAATAACCTTTACGAGGATATATCTATGAAGATGGTTTTGGATAGTTTGTCCATGCACCCCGGAACATTTTATCGGTATTTTGAAGACAAAGATGACCTTTATTGTCACTTAATACGTAATGTGACCCAGAAAAGAGCTGCATATTTTAATAACAGTAATGAAGATTCCCTTTACAGCTATTTCCTTACTGGTTTATTTGGTAACGTTAATAGCATGGTGAACGAGCCACTGAATGAGTTGGAAATCAAATTGACTAAAACATTTTCATATATTCCTGAGGACATTTTGCTGAAAGTATATGTGAATGTGTTAAAGGGCGAGTCATTCCCCATGATCAAGGACATTTTACGCCGAATGAGGGTTGATGGATATCTCCGACCGGATGTTGACGACGACCTGATTTCTTTTATGTTTGAGTCAATGCAGCTTAATTTAATCCTGTTTTTTAGAGAATTCGATATTAAGGACTCTAAGCTGCAACATAAGATCAGCAAGTACTTTGCTGAATTTATGGGCCATGGGCTGCTTGAAGATCATAAATATTCTGAAATGGTTAGCGATCTCAAGGGGGAAAGAAAATGA